The following coding sequences are from one Mesorhizobium onobrychidis window:
- a CDS encoding response regulator: METIERVDRPAAPDDDAPHLLVIDDDTRIRNLLKQYLTENGFRVTVAGNSGEARRKLAGLDFDLLVLDIMMPGETGVDLAKALRASKNVPILMLTALSETDSRITGLEAGADDYLPKPFDPRELILRINNILRRGGPATTPKVEQLVFGPYTFQIARRELKRGGEALKLTDREQEILAIFAARAGETIPRHELVGDESEVGERTIDVQINRLRRKIERDPSNPVWLQTVRGIGYRLSVE; this comes from the coding sequence ATGGAGACCATTGAAAGGGTTGATCGACCGGCAGCACCGGACGACGACGCGCCGCATCTGCTGGTGATTGATGACGATACCCGTATCCGCAATCTTCTCAAACAATATCTGACCGAAAACGGCTTTCGCGTCACCGTTGCCGGAAATTCCGGCGAAGCGCGGCGCAAGCTCGCCGGCCTCGATTTCGACCTGCTCGTGCTCGATATCATGATGCCGGGCGAAACCGGCGTCGATCTCGCCAAGGCGCTGCGGGCAAGCAAGAACGTGCCGATCCTGATGCTTACCGCGCTCTCCGAGACCGACAGCCGGATCACCGGGCTCGAGGCCGGCGCCGACGACTATCTGCCGAAGCCTTTCGATCCCCGCGAATTGATTCTGCGCATCAACAACATCCTGCGCCGCGGCGGTCCGGCGACGACGCCCAAGGTCGAGCAACTGGTCTTCGGCCCCTACACGTTCCAGATCGCCAGGCGGGAGCTCAAGCGCGGCGGCGAGGCTCTGAAGCTGACCGACCGCGAGCAGGAGATCCTGGCGATCTTCGCGGCGCGGGCCGGCGAAACGATACCGCGTCATGAGCTTGTCGGCGACGAGTCCGAAGTCGGCGAACGCACCATCGACGTCCAGATCAACAGGCTGCGCCGCAAGATCGAGCGCGATCCGTCCAATCCGGTTTGGCTGCAGACCGTGCGCGGTATTGGGTATCGGCTCAGCGTGGAATAG
- a CDS encoding MarR family winged helix-turn-helix transcriptional regulator — protein MTDRSHPAGKPIRTAITDEDGIDFAIIELFFFAYRDFTSDPDQILSDYGFGRAHHRVLHFVNRRPGLTVAELLDVLKITKQSLARVLKQLIDTDHIVQLQGPRDRRQRELYPTAKGRALALALARPQSRRIHAALEDSGATERALIERFLEAMVNLELRAQIDIVPAKTSGKSHGDH, from the coding sequence ATGACGGATCGCAGCCACCCAGCCGGAAAACCGATCAGGACGGCGATCACCGACGAGGACGGCATCGACTTTGCCATCATCGAATTGTTCTTCTTCGCCTATCGCGATTTTACCTCCGATCCGGACCAGATCCTGTCCGACTACGGCTTCGGCCGCGCCCATCACCGGGTTCTGCATTTCGTCAATCGCAGGCCGGGCCTGACGGTCGCCGAACTCCTCGACGTGCTGAAGATCACCAAGCAGAGCCTGGCGCGCGTGCTCAAGCAACTGATCGACACCGACCACATCGTCCAGTTGCAGGGTCCGCGCGACCGCCGCCAGCGCGAGCTCTATCCGACAGCCAAGGGCCGCGCCCTGGCACTGGCGCTGGCACGGCCACAGTCACGCCGCATCCATGCTGCATTGGAAGATTCCGGAGCCACCGAACGCGCCTTGATCGAGCGCTTCCTGGAAGCGATGGTCAATCTGGAACTAAGGGCGCAGATCGACATTGTGCCCGCAAAAACGTCAGGGAAAAGCCATGGAGACCATTGA
- a CDS encoding branched-chain amino acid aminotransferase, giving the protein MASVPFDQMDGFIWMNGEFVKWADAKIHVLTHGLHYASAVFEGERAYGGEIFKLTDHSERLHESARLLGFKIPYSVAEIDDACRTLLKKQAFQDAYVRPIAWRGSEQMGVSAQNSRINCAIAIWQWPSYFDPAQKLKGIRLDLAEWRRPDPRTAPSKSKAAGLYMICTMSKHAAEAKGYADAMMLDWRGQVAEATGANIFFVKDGKIHTPTPDCFLDGITRRTVIGLAKDRGFEVIERTIMPEELEGFQQCFLTGTAAEVTPVSEIGPYRFEVGEIAKTLMNDYSAAVQPKHAIAAE; this is encoded by the coding sequence ATGGCATCCGTTCCCTTTGACCAAATGGACGGCTTTATCTGGATGAACGGCGAGTTCGTCAAATGGGCCGACGCCAAGATCCACGTGCTGACCCATGGCCTGCACTACGCCAGCGCGGTGTTCGAGGGCGAGCGCGCCTATGGCGGCGAGATTTTCAAGCTGACCGACCACAGCGAGCGCCTGCACGAATCGGCACGCCTCCTCGGCTTCAAGATTCCATATTCGGTTGCCGAGATCGACGACGCCTGCCGCACGCTGTTGAAGAAGCAGGCTTTCCAGGATGCCTATGTCCGGCCGATCGCCTGGCGCGGCAGCGAACAAATGGGCGTTTCGGCGCAAAACAGCAGGATCAACTGCGCCATCGCCATCTGGCAGTGGCCGAGCTATTTCGATCCGGCACAGAAGCTGAAGGGCATCCGTCTCGATCTGGCCGAATGGCGCCGCCCCGATCCGCGCACCGCGCCGTCGAAATCGAAGGCTGCCGGCCTCTACATGATCTGCACCATGTCCAAGCATGCCGCCGAAGCCAAAGGCTATGCCGACGCCATGATGCTCGACTGGCGCGGCCAGGTTGCGGAAGCGACCGGCGCCAATATCTTCTTCGTCAAGGACGGCAAGATCCACACACCCACCCCCGATTGCTTCCTTGACGGCATCACCCGCCGTACGGTGATCGGCCTTGCCAAGGATCGCGGCTTCGAGGTGATCGAGCGCACCATTATGCCGGAAGAGCTTGAAGGCTTCCAGCAGTGCTTCCTCACCGGAACGGCGGCAGAGGTGACGCCCGTTTCAGAGATCGGTCCATACCGATTCGAGGTGGGTGAAATCGCCAAGACTCTGATGAACGACTATTCTGCAGCCGTTCAACCCAAGCACGCGATCGCCGCAGAATAA
- a CDS encoding MBL fold metallo-hydrolase yields MGQLNAGIVPVTAFQQNCTILFDMDDRQGVVVDPGGDIDKVLAMLKDNAINAGAIWITHGHIDHAGGAMELKEALGIEIIGPHEADRPLLANLENQARHYGVADPVRNCVPDRFLSEGDTVSFGQHAFEVLHCPGHAPGHVVYYNRAAKFAHVGDVLFRGSVGRTDLPGGDHAALIASIKDKLLPLGDDIGFICGHGPGGRFGEERRSNPFLI; encoded by the coding sequence ATGGGTCAGCTCAATGCCGGTATCGTGCCGGTCACGGCGTTCCAGCAAAACTGCACCATCCTGTTCGACATGGACGACAGACAAGGCGTTGTCGTCGATCCGGGCGGCGACATCGACAAGGTGCTGGCAATGCTCAAGGACAATGCGATCAACGCCGGCGCAATCTGGATCACGCATGGTCATATCGACCACGCCGGCGGCGCCATGGAACTGAAGGAGGCGCTCGGCATCGAGATCATCGGCCCGCATGAGGCCGACCGTCCGTTGCTTGCCAATCTCGAGAACCAGGCGAGACACTACGGCGTCGCCGATCCGGTGCGCAACTGCGTGCCCGACCGCTTTCTCAGCGAAGGCGACACCGTCTCGTTCGGCCAGCACGCGTTCGAGGTCCTTCATTGCCCCGGCCACGCGCCCGGCCATGTCGTCTACTACAATCGTGCTGCGAAGTTCGCCCATGTCGGCGACGTGTTGTTCCGCGGCTCGGTCGGGCGCACCGACCTGCCGGGCGGCGACCATGCCGCGCTGATCGCCTCGATCAAGGACAAGCTTTTGCCGCTCGGCGACGACATCGGCTTCATCTGCGGCCATGGTCCCGGCGGCCGCTTCGGCGAGGAGCGCCGGAGCAATCCATTCCTGATTTAA
- a CDS encoding BA14K family protein, with protein sequence MNRIFKTAVLSAAIVATTLATLPAASAGDWRQRHHHRGNGDAIAAGVLGLAAGALIVGALNNPQPSYYDPGYDDYGRYPRPAPVRRYYAEPRVVYNDGYAEPWTRGWYEYCSDRYRSFNARTGTFTGYDGEQHFCTAN encoded by the coding sequence ATGAACCGAATTTTCAAGACCGCCGTCCTGTCCGCCGCGATTGTTGCGACCACGCTCGCGACCTTGCCAGCGGCCAGTGCTGGTGACTGGCGCCAACGGCACCATCATCGTGGCAATGGCGATGCGATCGCGGCAGGCGTCCTTGGCCTTGCGGCCGGCGCCCTGATCGTTGGTGCGCTCAACAACCCGCAGCCCAGCTATTATGACCCCGGCTACGACGATTATGGTCGTTATCCACGCCCCGCCCCGGTGCGCCGCTACTACGCGGAACCGCGAGTCGTCTACAATGACGGCTACGCAGAGCCATGGACCCGTGGCTGGTATGAATATTGTTCGGATCGCTATCGCTCTTTCAACGCCCGCACCGGCACGTTCACCGGCTATGACGGCGAACAGCATTTCTGCACCGCGAACTGA
- a CDS encoding cold-shock protein codes for MPQTGTVKFFNHAKGFGFITPDDGAKDVFVHISAVQASGLPGLEDGQKVTFDTEPDKRGKGPKAVNLSIG; via the coding sequence ATGCCGCAGACCGGCACCGTCAAATTCTTCAATCATGCCAAGGGCTTCGGCTTCATCACTCCGGATGATGGCGCGAAGGATGTCTTCGTCCATATTTCGGCCGTGCAGGCGTCGGGTCTTCCCGGTCTTGAGGATGGGCAGAAGGTGACATTCGACACCGAGCCGGACAAGCGCGGCAAGGGTCCGAAAGCCGTCAACCTGTCGATCGGCTGA
- a CDS encoding cold-shock protein: MAQTGTVKFFNATKGFGFITPDDGAKDVFVHISAIEASGLRTLVDGQKVTFDVEPDRMGKGPKAVNLRAD, from the coding sequence ATGGCCCAGACCGGCACCGTTAAATTCTTCAACGCTACCAAAGGCTTCGGCTTCATCACGCCAGACGACGGCGCCAAGGACGTGTTCGTCCACATCTCCGCGATCGAGGCTTCGGGCCTGCGCACGCTCGTCGATGGCCAGAAGGTCACCTTCGACGTCGAGCCCGACCGCATGGGCAAGGGGCCGAAGGCGGTCAATCTGCGCGCGGACTGA
- a CDS encoding Kazal-type serine protease inhibitor domain-containing protein, which translates to MKFLAAIFSRQSFAILLLSAVLAACTAVVVDEGPGYRPPRPGPQFCTRQYDPVCARRGGDRQTFANACLAERAGYRIISGGQCRDGGGGEQTFCTREYRPVCARRYGELRTFPNACEARAADYRIVDDGPC; encoded by the coding sequence ATGAAATTTCTTGCGGCAATCTTCTCGCGGCAGAGTTTTGCCATCCTGTTGCTGTCGGCAGTTCTTGCAGCCTGTACCGCGGTTGTGGTGGATGAAGGACCGGGGTACCGTCCGCCAAGGCCCGGGCCGCAATTCTGCACCAGGCAGTACGATCCGGTCTGCGCCCGGCGCGGCGGCGACCGCCAGACCTTCGCCAATGCCTGCCTTGCCGAGCGGGCCGGATACCGCATCATCAGCGGCGGCCAATGCCGGGATGGCGGCGGTGGAGAGCAGACATTCTGCACCCGCGAATACCGCCCGGTCTGCGCCCGCCGCTATGGCGAGCTGCGCACCTTCCCCAATGCGTGCGAGGCGCGCGCCGCCGACTATCGCATCGTCGACGACGGTCCGTGCTGA
- a CDS encoding DUF1488 domain-containing protein, with protein MTLNFPNRSRSYDAAARRIRFVGHDGMFEVPFFVEIAALSAATATGGAEAEYLSAFDAERSSIQDVAREAYSHGRRNMYVLTQADFR; from the coding sequence ATGACGCTCAATTTTCCCAACCGCAGCCGCTCCTACGACGCTGCGGCCAGGCGCATTCGCTTCGTCGGCCATGACGGCATGTTCGAAGTGCCCTTCTTTGTGGAGATTGCAGCGCTTTCGGCGGCAACGGCCACGGGCGGGGCGGAAGCCGAGTATCTCAGCGCCTTCGATGCGGAGCGTTCGTCGATCCAGGATGTTGCGCGCGAAGCCTATTCGCACGGCCGCAGGAACATGTATGTATTGACCCAGGCCGATTTCCGGTAA
- a CDS encoding tetratricopeptide repeat-containing sulfotransferase family protein, whose product MLYRQVLAQKANHAAAAHFLGLLLHQTGRSAEGLDLLEQSVRLQPKNPDFLNNLGTVMRDLGRVSAAVDFFRGAVAIRPDQLAARDNLGSSLKQLGQFEGAEEIYRGTIGRNPFHVRARIGLAETLQEAGRLEEALAVFREALAIRPKDADLLHGLGVGLMEKGNLGEAAEHFRQALAVDPGMARAWLMLTQVKRQQERDAELAGMEAQHAKAPEGSLARMQLSFGLGKANDDLKDYGRAFDYFAEGNAIRRTGIDYDPARTRAEFETMKAVFDKAFFDKHRPSGISDDTPIFVVGMPRSGTTLVEQIIASHPQVYGAGELGILKTAVGKQFPPSMKGGFPSGIADLPDKAYAEAGQAYLDLLHARYPGFRHVTDKMPGNFLLVGFIHLMLPKAKIIHCARDAAATCLSIYKVHFRGDSHRYGYDLGELADFHNLYTDIMAHWRTVLPDVVHDVRYEDFVADQEGQTRALIAHLGLPWDDAVLSFHETDRPVRTASAAQVRQPMYQGSVDLWKRYGDRLKPLLDRLA is encoded by the coding sequence ATGCTCTACCGGCAGGTGCTGGCGCAAAAGGCCAATCATGCGGCGGCAGCACATTTCCTCGGTTTGCTGCTGCACCAGACCGGACGCAGCGCCGAAGGACTTGATCTCCTCGAACAGTCGGTGCGCCTGCAGCCCAAGAATCCGGATTTCCTCAACAACCTCGGCACGGTGATGCGCGACCTCGGCCGTGTCAGTGCAGCCGTCGATTTCTTCCGTGGCGCGGTGGCAATCCGGCCGGACCAACTCGCGGCGCGCGACAATCTCGGCTCATCGCTGAAGCAACTCGGCCAGTTCGAGGGCGCCGAGGAGATTTATCGCGGCACCATCGGTCGCAACCCGTTCCATGTCCGCGCCCGCATCGGGCTTGCCGAAACGCTGCAGGAGGCAGGGCGGCTGGAGGAGGCGCTCGCCGTCTTCCGCGAAGCATTGGCAATTCGGCCGAAGGACGCCGACCTGCTGCATGGCCTGGGCGTCGGGCTGATGGAGAAGGGCAACCTCGGAGAGGCAGCGGAGCATTTCCGGCAGGCGCTGGCGGTCGATCCCGGCATGGCCAGGGCCTGGCTGATGCTCACCCAGGTCAAGCGCCAGCAGGAGCGTGACGCCGAGCTTGCCGGGATGGAGGCGCAGCACGCAAAGGCGCCGGAAGGCAGCCTGGCGCGCATGCAGCTTTCGTTCGGCCTCGGCAAGGCCAATGACGATCTGAAGGATTATGGCCGTGCCTTCGATTATTTCGCCGAAGGCAATGCGATCCGCCGCACGGGCATCGACTATGATCCGGCCAGGACACGTGCCGAATTCGAAACGATGAAGGCGGTGTTCGACAAGGCCTTCTTCGATAAGCACAGACCGAGCGGGATTTCCGACGACACGCCGATCTTCGTCGTCGGCATGCCGCGCTCCGGCACTACGCTTGTCGAGCAGATCATCGCCAGCCATCCGCAGGTCTATGGCGCGGGCGAGCTCGGCATATTGAAGACGGCGGTCGGCAAGCAGTTTCCGCCGAGCATGAAGGGCGGTTTCCCCAGCGGGATTGCCGACCTGCCCGACAAGGCCTATGCCGAGGCAGGCCAGGCCTATCTAGACCTGCTGCACGCCCGCTATCCGGGTTTCCGGCATGTCACCGACAAGATGCCCGGCAATTTCCTTTTGGTCGGCTTCATCCATCTGATGCTGCCCAAGGCCAAGATTATCCATTGCGCGCGCGATGCGGCGGCGACGTGCCTGTCGATTTACAAGGTGCATTTCCGCGGCGACAGCCACCGCTACGGCTACGACCTCGGCGAGCTCGCTGATTTCCACAATCTCTACACCGATATCATGGCGCATTGGCGCACCGTTCTGCCTGATGTCGTGCATGACGTGCGCTACGAGGATTTCGTCGCCGACCAGGAAGGACAGACGCGGGCGCTGATCGCCCATCTCGGCCTGCCATGGGACGATGCGGTGCTGTCGTTCCACGAGACCGATCGGCCGGTGCGCACGGCGTCGGCGGCGCAGGTGCGCCAGCCGATGTACCAGGGGTCGGTCGATCTGTGGAAACGCTATGGCGACCGGCTCAAGCCGCTGCTCGACCGGCTAGCGTAA
- a CDS encoding DUF1428 domain-containing protein, with protein sequence MSYVDGFVLAVPKANLDAYKKLTQTAGAVWKEHGALAFVECIGDDVPYGEVTSFPRAVQAKEDEVVVFSWAVYESRQSRDAVMAKVMADPRMKSDWSAMPFDGKRMIFGGFQPFIEL encoded by the coding sequence ATGTCCTATGTCGATGGTTTCGTACTTGCCGTGCCCAAGGCAAATCTCGATGCCTACAAGAAGCTGACGCAAACAGCCGGCGCTGTGTGGAAGGAGCATGGTGCGCTCGCCTTTGTCGAATGCATAGGCGACGATGTGCCCTATGGCGAGGTCACCTCGTTCCCGCGCGCCGTGCAGGCCAAGGAAGACGAGGTCGTCGTCTTCTCATGGGCCGTTTATGAATCGCGGCAGAGCCGCGATGCGGTGATGGCCAAGGTGATGGCCGACCCACGCATGAAATCCGACTGGTCGGCGATGCCGTTCGACGGCAAGCGCATGATCTTCGGCGGCTTTCAGCCCTTTATTGAGCTGTAG
- a CDS encoding VOC family protein, which yields MNDQPQTQPAAKVLGGLTPYLQLDGAFKAAEFYQKAFGAEQVFFYPPDEQGRTMHIHLHINGSTLMISDFYPEHGMAAVKPQGFTMQLHLGSDDIDAWWQRAVDAGCQEVMPLQVMFWGDRWGNMRDPFGVEWAMNAPVKAA from the coding sequence ATGAACGATCAGCCCCAAACCCAGCCCGCAGCGAAAGTCCTCGGCGGCTTGACGCCCTATCTTCAGCTGGATGGCGCCTTCAAGGCCGCTGAATTCTATCAGAAGGCCTTCGGCGCCGAGCAGGTCTTCTTCTATCCGCCGGACGAGCAGGGCCGCACCATGCACATCCATCTTCACATCAACGGCTCGACCTTGATGATTTCCGACTTCTATCCCGAGCACGGAATGGCCGCGGTGAAGCCGCAGGGCTTCACCATGCAGCTGCATCTCGGCAGCGACGACATCGACGCCTGGTGGCAGCGCGCCGTCGACGCCGGCTGCCAGGAAGTGATGCCCTTGCAAGTGATGTTCTGGGGCGATCGCTGGGGTAACATGCGCGATCCGTTCGGTGTCGAGTGGGCAATGAACGCGCCGGTGAAGGCGGCGTAG
- a CDS encoding nuclear transport factor 2 family protein, translating to MRGADVVKNLYDTYAKRDIEGALVDCADDIVFRWVAEPAQSRYAGVAKGKQEFLARLLALDDDFEYRRFIPVEIIDGGDKVAAQVEIHMTRRTTGEEFVMRTADFWTLRDGKIIEMVEYYDTALAASVI from the coding sequence ATGCGTGGCGCGGACGTCGTCAAGAACCTGTATGATACCTATGCAAAACGTGACATCGAGGGCGCGCTGGTCGACTGCGCCGATGATATCGTCTTCCGCTGGGTCGCCGAACCGGCGCAGTCGCGCTATGCCGGGGTGGCCAAAGGTAAGCAGGAGTTCCTTGCCCGGCTTTTGGCGCTGGACGACGATTTCGAATACCGGCGCTTCATCCCGGTCGAGATCATCGACGGCGGCGACAAGGTTGCCGCGCAGGTCGAGATCCACATGACACGCCGAACCACCGGCGAGGAGTTTGTCATGCGCACCGCCGATTTCTGGACGCTACGCGACGGCAAAATCATCGAGATGGTGGAGTATTACGACACCGCTCTGGCCGCATCGGTCATCTGA
- a CDS encoding ABC-F family ATP-binding cassette domain-containing protein: MALISLKSLGVTMGAPLFSNLDLTIGTGDRLGIVAANGRGKSTLLKCLTGEMEPTSGDITRTRGLRIGFVEQAVPAALAEHGFQQVVADALPAEQAESEQWRVDVVLDSLDVPQPMRERPMRALSGGWQRLALIARVWVTDPDVLLLDEPTNHLDLAKISQFETWLNALPREVPVVIASHDRAFLDATTNRTLFLRPEQSPAFALPYSRARDALSEVDASTERKFQRDMKAAQQLRRQAAKLNNIGINSGSDLLTVKTKQLNQRAQRLEEVAAPAHRERSAGAIKLANRGTHAKVLITLDDVAVETPDGTLLFRTGKRHICQDDRIVLLGRNGVGKSRLISLIRNAIVEPETATQGVKVTPSTVLGYNDQALSGISGDDTPLAMLSRRFDVGEQRARSLLAGAGVGIDMQERRIGVLSGGQKARLMMLALRLANPNFYLLDEPTNHLDIDGQEALETELLAHQASCVLASHDRSFIRAIGNRFWLIEKRRLTEIDSPEDFFRSVAEGNG; this comes from the coding sequence ATGGCCCTGATCAGCCTCAAGTCCCTCGGCGTCACCATGGGTGCGCCGCTCTTTTCCAACCTCGATCTCACCATCGGCACCGGCGACCGCCTCGGCATCGTCGCCGCCAACGGCCGCGGCAAGTCCACCTTGCTGAAGTGCCTCACCGGCGAAATGGAGCCGACATCAGGCGACATCACCCGCACGCGCGGCCTGCGGATCGGCTTTGTCGAGCAAGCCGTTCCTGCAGCGCTGGCCGAGCACGGTTTTCAGCAGGTGGTGGCCGACGCCTTGCCGGCCGAGCAGGCCGAAAGCGAGCAATGGCGCGTCGACGTGGTTCTCGATTCACTCGACGTGCCGCAGCCGATGCGCGAGCGGCCGATGCGGGCCTTGAGCGGCGGCTGGCAAAGGCTGGCGCTGATCGCGCGCGTCTGGGTCACCGATCCCGACGTCCTGCTTCTCGACGAGCCGACCAACCATCTCGACCTCGCCAAGATCAGCCAGTTCGAAACCTGGCTGAACGCGCTGCCGCGCGAAGTGCCGGTGGTGATCGCCAGCCACGACCGCGCGTTCCTCGACGCAACGACCAACCGGACGCTGTTCCTGCGTCCCGAACAGTCGCCGGCGTTTGCGCTGCCCTATTCGCGGGCGCGCGACGCTTTGAGCGAAGTCGACGCCTCGACAGAGCGCAAATTCCAGCGCGACATGAAGGCGGCGCAGCAATTGCGCCGGCAGGCGGCCAAGCTCAACAACATCGGCATCAACTCGGGCAGCGACCTGCTGACGGTCAAGACCAAGCAGCTTAACCAGCGCGCCCAGCGCCTCGAGGAGGTCGCAGCGCCGGCGCACCGCGAAAGATCGGCGGGCGCGATAAAGCTTGCCAATCGCGGCACCCATGCCAAGGTGCTGATCACGCTCGACGACGTGGCGGTCGAAACGCCTGACGGCACGCTGCTGTTCAGGACCGGCAAGCGCCACATCTGCCAAGACGACCGCATCGTGCTGCTCGGCCGCAACGGCGTCGGCAAGTCGCGGCTCATCAGCCTGATCAGAAATGCCATCGTCGAGCCGGAGACGGCAACGCAAGGCGTGAAGGTGACGCCGTCGACGGTGCTCGGCTACAACGACCAGGCATTGTCGGGCATCAGCGGCGACGATACGCCGCTGGCGATGCTCTCGCGCAGATTCGACGTCGGCGAGCAGCGTGCCCGCTCGTTGCTCGCCGGTGCGGGCGTCGGCATCGACATGCAGGAGCGCAGGATCGGCGTGCTGTCGGGCGGGCAGAAGGCGCGGCTGATGATGCTGGCGCTGAGGCTCGCCAATCCCAATTTCTACCTGCTCGACGAGCCGACCAACCATCTCGACATCGACGGCCAGGAAGCACTGGAAACGGAACTGCTCGCCCATCAGGCAAGCTGTGTGCTGGCCTCGCACGACCGCTCCTTCATCAGGGCGATCGGCAACCGCTTCTGGCTGATCGAGAAGCGGCGGCTGACCGAGATCGACAGCCCGGAGGATTTCTTTCGATCGGTGGCTGAGGGAAATGGCTGA